The Brachypodium distachyon strain Bd21 chromosome 4, Brachypodium_distachyon_v3.0, whole genome shotgun sequence nucleotide sequence TAACCAGGCACCACATGTATTTGGAGAACATTGTTTTGCAGGTCACAAAACATAAGTACATGGAATGATTCACGAAAAGGCGCGCAAATCAAGAAGGGAAACGCCTATCAAATCAACCCAAAATGGGCAAGGCACCACGGGGCCATGACCAGTCCAAGGCCCGCCAGCAAAGTCGGTGGCTACTGGCGAGTTGGCCCGGTCAGGCCCTGTTCGTTTCCTCTCTCAACACACCTCTCACTTGAGCTTCACTCTTCATCCTCAAATTTTATCACTTGACTCAATCCATGCATTTAAAAGATAAACCTTTTCTCAAAGTAAGAATTTTTTTGCCAGAGCCAACTAACTGGCATACATAAAAGACGGCAAAGCACTAAAAGATGTGATGGAACAGTTATAATAATGCAGGAAAATTAACTTGCCTGGGCCAGCTTTGTCAAATCAAGGTAGAGCATGTTTTCATAGAAACTCCGTATTTGCCTAAACAGTAAACTATTTGTTAGAATCGAGGCGGATGCGCATACAGATAAACAGTGAACTATATTTGTTAGACGTATAATCTATCTGTAAGCCAATCATAGAAACCGAAGCCCTACCATGCTTGTTCTCAAAATAAAGCGTAACCAAGATATACAGAAATTCGAACTGCAAGATAAAAACAGAACAAATCCCACATAACAATTGAACTTCACTTGACTGCACATGAGTGCCATGTGCTGGAGCGTcagccaaaaagaaaaggctaactACAATGCTgattggtctttttttttctttctttactGGGCTAGAGATCGGGCTGGAGTTGAAATGAGATGCATACCTCTTTCAATGATTTCAACACCACGAGACAGTTTTGCAGTTAAGTGTATTCTGCCAGGGAGGCGTTTGGTGGTGTTGAACACGTCAAGCtacaaatataaaataaaataaaattcttaGTGCGGCTGATAACCAACTGGAATAAGATTATTTCAATCCCAAAGACGCAACAACCACAGAGCCAAAGTTACAAGCAAATTGGTGTATGATAGAGATGAAAGCCTGAGCCACTAGCACAGATATAAAAGTGAAAAGTAACAGTAATACAAATAATAGTTAAAAGGAGATTGATACACCAGATCATGGTTCAGGTATGTGCATTACCGATTTCTATGTGCTCCTATcaaaatactccatccgatcaCAAAAATGCAAGTCATTTAGGACATTGACATTGTCTACAAGGTGAGATCTTGACTTGGGAGTTTCTAAAAGAGAACTTACCACTAACACTACATCCTTGTCGGAATCGCAGCCAATTCCTTTTTCCAAATAGCCCTTGCATGTATCCAGCAACATATTCTCCAACTAAAACAGCAACAAGTAACATATGTCATCATCATAGAGCAAgataatatgcatgaaacatgaCTTCTATTCATAATATTTGTAGGGAACATAACAAATCTTTAATGCACACATACCTGAATTGCAGTAGCAATGCATTCTCTGTTCACAGTATCACCAATCCTAACACCATGAGTCTCGGCATTCGATCCTCCTGACACCTGCGCTTCAATGGAAATAAATTACCTTACGCATaacaatgaaaataaatactcATGGATGGACAATCAATACCTCTAGGACGATAAGACCAGCATCAATATGGTACTTTCGAGATATCTTCTCTTTACTCTTAAGGTTCAGACATTTGATGCCAAACAACTTCATCCCAAGATGGATACGGGGGATACAACTATAccaaataattatttattagATACCAAAGTAGGCAAATGACAGCAAACATTTCCAACCAAGTAGTCAAAAGTTACAAACAGAAGTGTGTACAACACAGAACCGGAAAATTGGATCTTGAATATAAGCCTAAAAAGTTCAAAGTGTCTTGTGATTTAATCACTCAGTCCcaaccaaagaaaaagaaacttaTAAAAACTGGTTCAAATGACCTCCTACAAGGTTTTAGAGCTTGCTCGGTCAATATGGTGACGATGAAACACAGTTTCATCCTAACTTTAGTGTTGACGATGACCTGACACGGTACCTTTTGgtaaaataaagagaaaatatAAGTATATTTTTATGTTTAGACTCTATGCTCTGCAAGCCAATATTTAAAAACTACATGACCAGTTAAAGTGGCTGTGTAGTATAAGGCATAAAAACAGCACAGGACCAACTATCCTTTTACAAACCATGAACTAACAGAAGGCTTATCTTCAAAGAGGGTGAGCAATTATAGAACAATAGAATCAAAAGAGAAACATACTTGAATGTCCTCCAAAGATGCAAGCATTTGAGAATGGTTGAAGAAGGTATAAATTCAATGGCACTAGCTATCAATCCAATAACAACTCCTTCCAAGTTGATTACTGCCCCTCCAAAACAACACTACAATATTTGTGTTGTTAATATTAGAAAACAGCATATGTAGGCGTGcaaatcaaaataaaaaagaaagcaaataACTTAATCTCAAAACAGGGAGGAATCGTACCCCTGAGACAACAGCATCAAAGTACATGTAATGGTGATGCTGATACGAGCCTGCACCTTTGTTCATCACTTTGCAATTCTCTATCTGCAAATCCCACCTGTCTCTTCCAAGGAGGAAAATGTCCTCGGAAAATATCAGTTCATTGCAAAAACGAGGTAACGTTTCTGCTGGATCCATAGGTACACTGATCAGAGCAAAACCATATTGCTCATCTAAATAAATCAATTGACCCCTCACTTCAACATCATCGATATGCAATAACTGAACACGGACCTAGAACAAAAGTCGAAAAAGACATAACGTTATCTTCTTTGAGAAAGTACCTTTCCAGAAATACACAACATGATCTATTAAATTTACAACTAAAGCATCTAGAGAAGGAAAGAGAGATTGTTGGCCCTTGATCTGCCCCACGGGTGACTGATTAGCTGACCAGCACCCTCACACAACACTCAGCTGTAGGTGGTAGAAGAATAGGGTGAGCACAGAGAGCACACTCACATGAACACAAGTCTGCAAGTGCAGCAAACTGAACTGCTTTTCATTACTAACAGACTGATATTTATACAACTCTAGTCAACTATTACTACTGCTAGTACCACAGCCACTACTGGCTGGCCCTTATTGTTACAGTAGATAGAGGGGACAGCAAAGTTGACCTATTGCCAACTTTGCCAACTCTCTGCCGCAGCGAAAACTGAGTGAGCTGCTGCAAAGGTGGAGGAAGGTGCAGCAGGCTAGATAGGACAGCAGGGACTTGTGTGCAACTTTGCCAATTCCCTGCTGCTGCCAGGGTAATTGGAGTGTGCTGCAAAAGGTGGGTGAGCAGCAGGCCTTCTtttcctgctgctgcagcacgAGTGGGATGCAGCAGCTGCAAAAGGTGGAGAGTGCAGCAGATTATCTTACAGAGATATTGTTTTTTAGCTATCCACTCCCTCATCTCAGAAAAAGAGTCGCTATGGGAGCCGTGCTGGTCTAActttctcaactttgactaggTTTGTAGCAAATGCGTGCAACATTTATATCTCCAAACAAGTTTATTATGAAAGTACATTCAACGATCTACCTAATGATACCAATCATGTATCATAAATATTAATATATTGTTAAATATATTTGGTCAAAGCAAAAAGTCGTTGACTTTTTGGGAAGCGAGAATGACTCTTTTTtagggacagagggagtacaccATAAGAAATGTCTCTCACTTTGGGTTGAAATTTCTTTATTATTCAATATGGGCATCAAACTGTGCTTAAAGCTAACACCAATAAATTGATCTTTTAAAGGAAGATActacttttttattttgaaaaacttaCCTCAGCATCTCGAGCATACTCTTGTCCACCTAACCACACATCCACGTTTGGAGGCCTTGAGCAAAAGAGATGCGCAGATGTTAAAATGGTTCCTTTGTCCTCATTCCACTCCATCAAAATTCCTGAGCTTTGTCTTAGTAACACATCATCTGCATATGACATGTGTtagaaaacaacaacagatTATGTAGCAGAACTAAATACAAGAATCTTATGTACCAATATATGCAGAGAGCCCCAAAACAAACTTTGAAGCTTTCAGGATTGTGTCTGCAGCAATCTTGAATAGGTATTGAATCAATAGCGGTGTCTTTGTCCAATGTCGGAAGCTTCAATAGTTGACCTGTACATGCACAATAAAAAAACCAAGGTGAAAAAAGGACGAAGTTTACGTAAACACCGATGGTTGTTCTTTTGTCCTATATATATGCAAGCCTATACCGATGAATAAAACTCGCGGTTCATCCAATTCACACATAGGTAACGAGCAATATGGCTGTTACCAGTAACCCATTAGGTAACGGGTAATATGGAGGCCGGGACAGAGAACTTGGGGTTCTTTACAGCTGCAAATATCAACCTTGAGCTGCTGGtgtaagagcatctccagccgcgcCCCCTAAAGGCCCCCCAAACAGGTtatgggggcgccggcgccaaaAAACTGACCCAGTCCGCCCCCGCAAAATCAAAAAGTAGCCGACCTGCCGCATCAATTTAGCCGGCGCCCCCTATTAACTCCCTTCTCACAGGGGGGCTAGCGGTGGCGCTGGCTGAAGCTGAAAAGCAGCGCGGGCCACCACTATCAGTGACACAAACTAAATTTGGGGGATTGATTTTTGGGGGTGCGGCTGGGTGGCGGTTCCACCCCAAATAAATTGttgcgccggcgcctccccaTATGGCCATACGCCGGATGAAATATAGGGGGgacgagtggagatgctctaattGGTGACTGAACTGCTGCAAGCTGGTGCACTAAACTATTTTCTACAAGCTGGTGAGCAAAAGCCCCTGTCATGATGAACCCTGCAGTGACTCTGTTGGCGTCGCAAGGATATCCGGTCAACTCCAACCAAGTTTGCAAAATTGTTCAAACCTACTTGTAAAATTCTTAGTAGTATGATTGAAAAGCAGTAATCCAATATGTGCTTATTGATGTGGTGTCAACAATACACTCATTCCTAGCTTAACTACCAAATTGTTGTTTCATGATATGACAAGGTCAATACTGTCGACAaggaaaggcatgcatgtttCTGAAATCTATACATGAATAAGTTACAAAAATTGTAAGCAATATTGGTACGTGGCTAGTGCGTTCCTACATTAAGGAGATACAAGCCATGTTTATTCCATAGATTTTTAAAGCAAAcccttttgaattttgaacTTGTGATTTATAGCACGCACTAATTGGCACATTTGAaaggaacattttttttttgcgggtagaAAGGAACATTTTAACTTGAACTGAGATGTACAAATAAAGAAGTATGGATGTTATATGATGACCCGAACTTTCAAGCTACCGAGGACTTTAGACATTTTCCAATGGACAGTACACAGAGGAATCAGGGGACTGAAAAACGAACCTATCCTCTCGTAGTATTGTTGGTAGGCATTTAGGTAGGCTCTGGATAACTCTGGGTCTTGCGAAACCGATGGTTCGGGGAGTGGCTGTCCCTTGGAATCATACTCCACCAGATACGGCATACGGACGGGAGAGTTGGGTACAAAGGCAGTAGCAGCCACCATGGGGTCACTTGCCGCGGGAGCAACTGACCTCGGCGGCACGACCTCCACCTCTTCCACTCCGACAGTTGAAGCTGGAGTCACCACCCGTGCGCCGCCATCAGCGCCGGTGATGCCACGACGCCGACGGCGTGGTGCAGAGGAGATACGTGGCCTCTTGCTGGCCGTCGATGGCTCCTCCTGCGTGACGGTCGGTGCCATCTCTGACTGGCGCGAGGTGACAgatccagccgccgccgtcgaccggGACCTCGTCACAGTCCTTGAGTCGGGTTCGACTGACTGGACCGACTGCTCTCCGGCGGGAGATCGCCGCTGTCTTCCCATCGGTAGGAAGGTCTGGAGTCAATTCCTGCGCGCCGCTGCTGGGCCGCGGCCCATTAGTTTTCCTctcttatttttgttttctttttttttggaagataATATATACTCACTCACTCCCATATTacgtgactcaaatttacccaaaaagtgtttagatacatgtaatataacgtcacttaatatgggacggagagatatGAAACATAGGGGATTACAAACCGCTCACGAGGAGAGCATACACAAGTGCAGCTTTGCACGATCCGAAAACAAGAACACTGAGTCTAAAGCTAAAGTCGGCGAAAATTACAACCATAGGCTGATGGCGGGCCAGATGATAGGAGCCTGACGCGCAGCCATGGTTGAAATATTCAAATGACTCTTTTGTGCAAGCCTAGCGCCAACGACTCTTCCGGCAATCGAGCGGGTAGGTGCACGAGAGGTAGCAAAAGATTGAGTTGTAGATCTCGAAGACACAACACCAAGCTCAATCTAAAACTTCCTCACTCGTTGGATCTGGGGATCAACAACAATGGCTCTCTCACCTGCCATCGGTGAATCAACCCGAACGAGTAAGAACCTCCAACTTTAGCAAGATCATCAACTGTTCTAATCTCCAAAGTGAAAAAAACACACTCTGAAATGACGCACATAGCACCCCTAGTTCCAAACTTCAGAATGAAAATGATAACATAAACGTAGCAAAACTGAAGTTTGAGCACACAATAGCTACCAACAGAGTAAAAGTCTCCAAACTTTGAGCTCCTCATCAACATCTGAAGATGCATAGCAATCACATTCCAACTGTTGGCCTTCGAGATTTGGCCAAAGCCGCTAACCACAAAGCCGCAGGCTGGCCTGCTTGGTTTCCCAAGCTGACAAGAAAAACCACACAGCCACAACGGCAGGTGGGCAGCCCTCTCCACTGACATTCTCAACAGCCAGATCAGTCCACGAACCAAAGGCCAAGCATCCAGATTTGCAAGAAGTCGACATGGATCTCTggcaaggaagagaggagaaaggGGGAATCGATCTGCAGAGAGACGAAGCAGAGCTTTTattggagagggagagaggcaGAAGAGGAGCCGGCTGGAGAAGATGGCTTCTCCCATCAAGTTCGTCCACCTAGACAGAGAAGACGATCGGAAAAGGCGGAGGCCATCCAGGGCATCGTGGCAGATAAGAACAATAACTTACGAGCTGGAACTACAAACACGCATactccccttcctctctcaCTCCGGCCAGCGCGCGCAAggagaggggaaggggagCAGGTGACTTCGATGGCACTAGCCAACCAAAGAACAGCAGGACCGTAGGAACTCCAGAGAAGAGCGGCGGGAAGTTAGGAGAAAAGTCTAGTGCGTGTTTCCACGTATCTCTTATCTCTTACCAGCGGGGAGCATCATTTTATACAAGAGCATATAAAACTGAGAAAATATACAAATGTTACCGGGAGGTCAACTTCAAATCCAACTTAAAAACTCATAAATATCGCTACATTTGTATTATAGTTTTATATTGCATGAATGATTGAGTACATGATTTATTGGGAATTTGACAATCAAAAGAGGTCATCTTTTAAGTTACGAGAATGCTCATGTATTTCATGCATGATACGTGacattgttaaaaaaaatactgacTTTGGCCTATTTGTACATGtcctgagtttttttttttgacagcaacgTACACGTCCTGAAAAGTTTGTTTGGTTTCGAGGATCAGATCGAACGAATCCAGTCAAAAATCCATatcctcctcggctccttcacAGAGAAGCGACTTCTCCTCTCCACCGTCCCTTGCCCCGCCGCACGGTACTTACTGCCTCGTCTCATCCCCCCTCGCGCTCCGGAGCTCTGCCCTACCCAAGCTCCGATCCGATccgacccgccgccgccccctccgccTCTCGCGCACCCGCACACGCGCGCGCCCATCGCCGCGTCCGCAGCCCGTTGGTTTCCGAGGTACGTACACGAACGTTCTAGACTTGTACTCGTCGATTCAGCGATTGcgtttgcttgcttgcttaaGCCCGAGCGGATCGACCTCCGCGGATTtcgggcggcgcgcgccctcGCCTGGATCCGCCCTTCTGATTTGGTTGGCAGCAGGGCGTCGGtgtcgaggaaggaggagcggGGAGGGAGGCGATAGCAGCAGCCTaggggcgggcgggcgggcctGTGATGGGGGCGCCGAAGCAGAAGTggacggccgaggaggaggcggcgctcaAGGCCGGGATCAACAAGCACGGCGCCGGGAAATGGCGCACCATACTCAAGGACCCCGAGTTCAGCAGCGTCCTGCGCTACCGCTCCAACGTTGACCTCAAGGTTCGTTTCGCTGTGACTTGCCACTGCTTTTTAGGGAGGGAAGCCTCTGATCGCCCGAGGTGCGCTCTGATCGATGATGAATGATGGTGATGATTCTGTGCGCGTGCTTGCCGGTCCTGGCGCCGCTGGCTGCAGGACAAGTGGCGGAACATGAACGTCACAGTGAACGCGTCGGGCTCTCGCAACGATAAGGCGAGGACGGCGCCCACCGCTAAGAAGCCGAGGTCTGCTCCGAAGCAGGAGGGCCCCTCGACGGCACTGGCCGCGATCACTTCTGACGGCGACGATGACGTTGCCGACGTGATGCCTCTCGCGACGGGTTCGGCGAAGAAGTCCCTTTCCAGGTTGGTGTCCCCGTTCGATCTAGTAGTCTGGTGTTGACCAGTGACCTCTGGCTTCATGTTCTTTGTCATGCCAATATCATGAACAGAAAACCACAAGGGTTTATGACTGTTGTTGTGTACCTTTATGATGGTTTCCTGCAGGCTAGAGAATATCATTTTGGAGGCCGTGAAGAGCTTGAATGAGCCTACAGGGTCATATAAAACAGCCGTTTCTAATTACATCGAGGTTTGTATGTTTCTTCTGTTTATGGTTTTTATTTTCATGACTATGGAATATGAAGATCTGAACAAAGGATCCTTCACAAATGTTGAGTTTCTGAACTCACGCCTAACAGGCTGCCATATGACTCGTTTCCTATATAACTTCTGAACGGCACTCCTTTGTTTATCTTATTTGTTGGTCCAAATATATAGTAATATCAATATATATCATCCACCagtatgcatatatacatgtgcCATCAACCCACGAACATCATGGGGACTGGATGCTAATTGATTCACacacttcttcagtatctatTCGTAGAATTTTCatgaaataaaatacaacCCATTTACGTTGGTGATCATTGTATACAATCCTGGTAACTATTCAGGTATGCTGCACAAAATTCTTTGGTAAACGTAGACACGCTTAGATCATCTCATGATAATCAGTTGCTACAAAATTCCAATTCAATGTGACAGAGTTTTAGTTGGATCTAATTTCCTAGGTAGATGGCACCTTTCTTAACCTGATTTCTCATGTAGGAGCAATACTGGCCACCTGCCGATTTTGACCATGTACTGTCTGCAAAACTTAATGAGCTGACAGCAACTGGGAAATTAATTAAGGTAATATTCATTCCTGTCTTGTAATTATATTAGTGTGTATTCATATTAATGACAAGTAATTTGTACAATGACATGTTATGTAAAGAAGGTGAAACTAAAGCTGCACTGGTATTAAGTAGCAAAGGTACTGAAATGTCACATGGTATCAGTGTTGCAATTTATAAATGAATTCTGATGAAGCTCTGTTGAATTGAATTAGGATGTTGGACATATTATATGTTCTGTATGCACCAAGACATAATATATCTGGGTTTGACATTTTATGGATTACTGTACTTGATAATAGTGCCCTAGAAATGCACTGAGCCAATCACAGGTTCAGAGAACCGAGCTCAGCTCGGGTGGTTAGCCCAGCAAGGTATGCTGGCTGCCCACCAGGGTTCGATCCCTTAGGGTCGCATTCTGGTGCCTCACCTTACGAaaattacatatatatactgtCGGGTGGCAATCGCGCCTCTCCTACAGTCTTCTTCCAAAAATCACACATTCATGAGCACACTCAGTTCCTGAAACTATTCGCCGGGCATTGGCATTTACTCGTCTACTCTGTTATACTTGCTTCTATTCCATGCCATAACATCTCTAGCGGAGTACTTGTAGAGTTTGCAAGTTGGGTCCAAAATGCCAGATTATatttcaaaaaacaaacaaactatATACTTGTTTCTGGATCTTTTTTGTGCAAATGGCGTCTTTTTTATGCTTAAGATTATTTTCCTGACCACCTAGAATTTTGCTTAGTTATACATATCTTCTGTTGTCATGTAAGGATCCTAAAACCATGAAACATGATGGTCTTTCTATTTAAGCCAAGACAATGTGTATCTGTGAATCTAGAGAGATATAGGTCACTCTTATTAACAGTACTATAAACCATAGGCCATTCATCCGTTACTAATATTTAATAATTTTAGGTGCATCGGAAGTACAGGATAGCCCCTAGCTCATCTTTTCTAGAAGGGCGAAGCTCTAAAATGCTGCTGCTTGAAGATATACAAAAGGAGCCCAACAAGGTAGATAGAGCAGAGAGGGTGGAGAGATCAGAGAGGGTAGAGAGAGCGGAGAGGGTAGAGAGATTGGAGAGGGTAGAGAGGGATGGTTTGGTAGCCCAAACTAAATCTCAAGTAGATGCTGAACTGGCACGGATGAGAAACATGACTGCCGAAgaggctgcagctgcagctgcccGTGCAGTTGCAGAGGCAGACGCTATCATGGCAGAAGCTGAAGCCGCAGTAAGAGAAGCGGAGGCTGCAGAAGCTGATGCTGTAGCTGCACAAGCCTTCGCTGAAGCAGCAATGCTGACCTTGAAAAACAGAAGTTCAGCAAAATTGGTAAGTACTTATGTTATGTGTTTGtctgtttctttttgcaatttttcagTTGAGATTCCATTCCTTCTTTGTTTAGTTATTCTCTTGCATACTTACATTAGTCGCTTATGTTTTAATGGAATATGTAGAACCACTACAAATAGTTGTGTTCACATTGATGAGTGAACCGCAGAAACACGTGTAAACTAGAAACACACATTTTCAACATGGATGCTTGTTATCGAGCAAGTTGTCTTGGAAAGGGGCATTACAGAATTATATAATAACTATGCTTTCTGCTGCAGCAAATCCTTAATGCCTTTCATGCTCACATGCAGATCATTCGAGGTTGAGGCATCATCTCTTtgggagctgctgctgctgcagaacTGATGCAGCTTCAGTTTTCCTCTGAACCTGTTGTATGTAAATGCGTACCGCAGTCCAGTGCAAACTAATTGCTGCTCCAGTGACAGCCATCTGAGTTGATGACAATGCTGTTTCGTTATTTCACTCCATGGAAGCTGGTTCGGAACCAAGTAGCACAAACTTGCCCAGACGTGTCTCGTTTTCCGAGTGCTGGCAGTCTGTTGCATCTCCAAGCTCGTTCCGTTCTCCCTCGTCATCGGTTTGTTTGCCGAGGAGGACCAACTGATGTTTGATTCCCGCATTGTAGAGATGTGGGGTGATCAGAAGAAAACCAATAAATAGACCATATGATCTTCTCTGGAGACTGGAATCTTCTTAATAGGTGGCTGGTCATTTCATGTGATAATTGGCAGACTGGAATTTTCTTCACAATGTGGTACATTGCCCCCCTGCCGAAATTACCGGTTCTGTTAGCCTTTTTGTGTTGGATCTGGACTTGCCGAGCAGAATGTATTTGGCACCAAATAATAGCCCTCTTGCTGCATGTGTAGAGATTCATTGGTGTGTATTATCACTACTACCGGCTTTTCCTTTGTACAGAGCTAGTGACATTCCATCTGTCGGGGCTTTTCCTTCAAAGGGACATGCGAGAACCAAAGGACGCTTGCGACGGATTTGAGCTGGAGCAGTATCTTTTTCCCACCTCTCTGAATTTTAACCAAGGGAGAATCAAAGGAGAGGAAAATGTCTGTTTTCTTCTCAGAGACACATAGAAAGGAGAACAGAGttcaaaaagagagagagctgtGATGTGGGGCAGATGCTGTCAGCCGGACATTACTACTGACAGAAAGGGGTGGGCgttcctttctcttttctgtCTTGCGTTTGCAGTGCAGGAATCTCTCAGCTGCGTGTGGGATTGCATCGGGAGGCGCTGCAAATGACAAAAGATGGGATCTTTTGGTCTACGGCGTGGACTAAACGGCAAGCGAGTGTCCGTTCCGTCTCCAGCTTTCTCTAACTTTGTTTTCTTCCAAATCTTGTCCCCTGCCACTCCTGGCTGCAAGCAAAGCTTCTTGGCAAAtcgctgtaaaaaaaaagcttcttGGCAATGCTGCTTCTTCTGCAGTCCCAAAGAGCTGGTTGCTAATTTGAGCCAACTATTTCTGCTACTGGTTCGTCGAAAACCTGGTCAGAGAGGGCAGGTGCTCTTCGCCTGGCCCTGGCCCCAGGGTGTATCTCCATCGGAGGCCTCTTTCGGAAGTCAGACTTTTCTTTCTGACTTCTCTTCCTccgaaacaaaaaggaaaagtttGCGTTCTGAAATgacatttctttctttctaatGAGTTTGGGGAGCTAGAGATGCTctgagaaaagagaagaacagTCTGATCCCTGTAGCATCCATTCGAAATCCCCCAGGTTTGTTTAAGCTAGGAGAGTCTAATCACCTTGTGTGCCTGGTCCTACCTTTTGGCTTTTGGCAAAGTTCCGACAATCATCATCACGTGTACAAGACCGAAATTCGGGGGTATAGAACGGGTATgaaatgatgaaaaaaaaaagacagagaGTATCAAATGATGCACACACACATGTGACTGATTTGATCACACCTTCAGGGTAGATAATCCTTCGGATCTGTACTGTAGTACCAGTGCACTGGACGCTAGTAGTAAGGCTTAACATCAGGGTCCCCCACACTT carries:
- the LOC100828330 gene encoding single myb histone 5, which gives rise to MGAPKQKWTAEEEAALKAGINKHGAGKWRTILKDPEFSSVLRYRSNVDLKDKWRNMNVTVNASGSRNDKARTAPTAKKPRSAPKQEGPSTALAAITSDGDDDVADVMPLATGSAKKSLSRLENIILEAVKSLNEPTGSYKTAVSNYIEEQYWPPADFDHVLSAKLNELTATGKLIKVHRKYRIAPSSSFLEGRSSKMLLLEDIQKEPNKVDRAERVERSERVERAERVERLERVERDGLVAQTKSQVDAELARMRNMTAEEAAAAAARAVAEADAIMAEAEAAVREAEAAEADAVAAQAFAEAAMLTLKNRSSAKLIIRG
- the LOC100842807 gene encoding uncharacterized protein LOC100842807 encodes the protein MEWNEDKGTILTSAHLFCSRPPNVDVWLGGQEYARDAEVRVQLLHIDDVEVRGQLIYLDEQYGFALISVPMDPAETLPRFCNELIFSEDIFLLGRDRWDLQIENCKVMNKGAGSYQHHHYMYFDAVVSGCCFGGAVINLEGVVIGLIASAIEFIPSSTILKCLHLWRTFNCIPRIHLGMKLFGIKCLNLKSKEKISRKYHIDAGLIVLEVSGGSNAETHGVRIGDTVNRECIATAIQLENMLLDTCKGYLEKGIGCDSDKDVVLVLDVFNTTKRLPGRIHLTAKLSRGVEIIERGKYGVSMKTCSTLI